GTTTCTGGTCTTGTTTGTGGTTAGTAAAAGTGCCTTGGGGCAAAATGATGAAAGGCCAAATATCATATTTCTGCTTTCCGATGACCAGACCAGTGTGGCAACAGGTTGTTATGGAAACGACCAGGTGAAAACGCCAAATATGGATCAACTGGCTAAAGATGGGGTTCTTTTTCTTAATCATTATAACACCACTTCTATCTGTATGGCCAGTAGGGCCAACATTTTGACGGGTATGTATGAATATAAGACAGGATGTAACTTTATGCACGGTGATCTTGCCGTAGATAAGTTTGAAAATTCGTATCCGGTATTGTTAAAAGACGCTGGCTATTTTACGGGTTTTGCAGGTAAGGTAGGATTTGTTTTAGAAGAGACAGAAACGGAAAAAATTGAAGATGGATTACCAGTAGGCTATTTTGATAAATGGGGTGGAGGACCTGGACAAACCATTTATGAGACGGCTAAAAATCCAACTATAAAAGAGTATGCAAAAGAGTACCCACATAGTACCAGGGCATATGGTGCTTGGGCTGGAGATTTTATAAAAGAAGCAAAAAGTTCAGGAAAACCTTTCTGTATGTCTATCAGTTTTAAGGCACCTCATTTACCTTTTACACCAGACCCTTTCTTTGATGAGGTGTATGAGGGACAGACCTATAAAAAACCGGATAACTACGGTGTCGAAAATGCAACGCACTTGGCACCACAGGCAAAATCGGGTAGGCAATATAATTCGTACGATTTTTGGAGAGCGTCCGAGGAGTCGTATCAAGAAGCGATACGAAAATATAACCAGCTTATTCATGGGGTTGATTATGCCATTGGTATGATTCGTAAATCATTGGCAGAACAGGGGGTTGATAAAAATACCATTATCATTTTCACAAGTGATAATGGGTATAGCTGTGGAGCTCATAACCTTGGCGGCAAAGTACTTCCTTATGAGGAAGCTTCTCGGTCTCCATTTATTATCTACGATCCACGCACACCGGAAAGTCAAAGAGGCGTACAGCGTAAGATGGTAACAGCCAATATAGATATGGCCCCAACTATTCTAACCTATGCAGGTATTGCTATTCCTAAAAATATGGATGGAGAAAATTTAGTGCCTTTGGTAGAGAAAGAAAAAGGTATTAAGCGGGACCATATTGCATTGACCAACATGTGGGGTAATGATGAAATTCAGGCTTTAACCGTAGTTACGGAAGATTATAAATACATCTATTGGCAATATACGGATGACCGTATGCAGCCAACGGAAGAGCTATTTCATATTTCAAAAGATAAACTTGAAATGCATAATCTAGCACAAGATGGTGCATATAAAACAACGCTAACGAAGATGCGAAAACTTTATGACGCACGCTATAAAAGCATGGTGAAAGACGGAATGAAAGCCAATGACTATGCCAAGTACGCCGTCTTATTTGACCGAAAAGCACCAGAGAGTTTAAAGAAACAGTATCGCACGCTCAATTATGAGCAACTACTAAAGCAAGAAGCGGAGGATAGAAAAAATAAAAACATTCATAAAAAGTAGAAAATGGGAATACTAAAAAAGGTATCATATGCATGGATACTGGGCTGTGCTCTTTTGAGCACTATAGCTGTAGCTCAAAGTGATGCCAAGCCAAACGTCATTATAATTTTAACGGATGATCAAGGGTATGGAGACATAGCTGCTCATGGAAATAAGGTCATAAAAACACCGTCAATGGACAAAATGTACAATGAGGGTGTGCATTTTACCAATTTTCATAGTGGTACTACCTGTGCTCCAAGTCGCTCAGGATTACTGACCGGTGCGGACGGTAACCGGGCAGGGGTGTGGCATACGATTAGTGGTGGAAATTTTCTCCGCGAAAAGTTTGTATTGATGCCAGAAATTTTCGTGGAAAATGGATACGCTACCGGAATGTACGGCAAATGGCATTTAGGAGACGCTTACCCATATAGGCCTGAGGATAGAGGATTTTCGGAAACCGTTGTACACGGTGGTGGAGGTGTAGGTCAGACTCCAGATTATTGGCAGAATGATTATTTTGACGATACCTACTGGCGAAATGGAACCCCAGAGAAATTTGATGGGTATTGTACGGATGTCTTTTTCTCTGAAGCCATGGCCTTCATGGAAAGAAAAAAAGACAATCCTTTCTTTGTTTATATTTCTTTGAATGCACCACATGGTCCTTTAAATGTACCTGAGAAGTACTATGAGATGTATAAAAATGAAAACGCTATCAACGAGGACCAAAAGGCCTATTATGGTATGATTACCAATATAGATGATAACATGGCGCTTTTGGATAAAAAGCTAGATCATTTAGGCTTGAAAGACAATACCATCTTAATTTTTATGACGGATAATGGAACCTCTACCGGTCATAGAGAAGCTAAGGGTAAAGTACAAGGTTTTAATGCGGGTATGCGCGGACATAAAGGGTCGCAATACGAAGGAGGCCACCGCGTACCTTTCTTTATGAGATGGAAAGATGGCCAGCTTTCAGGAGGTCGCTCTATAGACCAATTGGCCATGAATTTTGATATCCTACCAACTCTAATAGATTTATGTGATTTAGGAAAAGTACCAAGCCCGGGATATGATGGTACGAGCCTTGCTCCTATATTAAAAAATGAAACAGAAAAGTTACCACATCGTTAT
This genomic interval from Zobellia roscoffensis contains the following:
- a CDS encoding sulfatase family protein, with amino-acid sequence MKNRGTFLLMFLVLFVVSKSALGQNDERPNIIFLLSDDQTSVATGCYGNDQVKTPNMDQLAKDGVLFLNHYNTTSICMASRANILTGMYEYKTGCNFMHGDLAVDKFENSYPVLLKDAGYFTGFAGKVGFVLEETETEKIEDGLPVGYFDKWGGGPGQTIYETAKNPTIKEYAKEYPHSTRAYGAWAGDFIKEAKSSGKPFCMSISFKAPHLPFTPDPFFDEVYEGQTYKKPDNYGVENATHLAPQAKSGRQYNSYDFWRASEESYQEAIRKYNQLIHGVDYAIGMIRKSLAEQGVDKNTIIIFTSDNGYSCGAHNLGGKVLPYEEASRSPFIIYDPRTPESQRGVQRKMVTANIDMAPTILTYAGIAIPKNMDGENLVPLVEKEKGIKRDHIALTNMWGNDEIQALTVVTEDYKYIYWQYTDDRMQPTEELFHISKDKLEMHNLAQDGAYKTTLTKMRKLYDARYKSMVKDGMKANDYAKYAVLFDRKAPESLKKQYRTLNYEQLLKQEAEDRKNKNIHKK
- a CDS encoding arylsulfatase: MGILKKVSYAWILGCALLSTIAVAQSDAKPNVIIILTDDQGYGDIAAHGNKVIKTPSMDKMYNEGVHFTNFHSGTTCAPSRSGLLTGADGNRAGVWHTISGGNFLREKFVLMPEIFVENGYATGMYGKWHLGDAYPYRPEDRGFSETVVHGGGGVGQTPDYWQNDYFDDTYWRNGTPEKFDGYCTDVFFSEAMAFMERKKDNPFFVYISLNAPHGPLNVPEKYYEMYKNENAINEDQKAYYGMITNIDDNMALLDKKLDHLGLKDNTILIFMTDNGTSTGHREAKGKVQGFNAGMRGHKGSQYEGGHRVPFFMRWKDGQLSGGRSIDQLAMNFDILPTLIDLCDLGKVPSPGYDGTSLAPILKNETEKLPHRYTVVDNNRLQQPVKWRMSAVMDDDWRLIDGKELYNIKKDPGQEKDIAKKNIEKVAEMRDAYENWWAYISRDFSRFEAYKVGEPGIKETTITVHDLHSDDPLAWNQAYIRDPNSGKKPAFAEGFYMIDVQQDGYYEVELRRWPKESNLGFDATVPQLGKREKWYVAQPEGVVLPIKQASIDIDALHLDMPVDMKADNATFKTYLVKGRKRLYADFIGEDDVRFGAFYVYMRKVNATPLQKRTK